CGAGTTGCAGAACTTCGCGCGCTTTAAGGAGAAGCTCGCGCGCAACATCGCCGACAAGAACACCTACCTGCGCGCGGTGCTCAAGGCCAAGGCCCTGCGGGCCGACGAGATAATAGACGCGTTGCGCCGCGTGCGCCGCCGCCTGCTGCCCTATCTCTGCGACACCGGCGCTTACCTTGCCGAAGCGATCGCGGCCGGTAAGCGTGTGCTGTTCGAGGGCGCGCACGGCACCATGCTCGACATCGACCACGGTACATACCCGTTCGTCACTTCGTCGAACTGCATTGCGAGCGCGGTGTTTTCCGGCGCCGGCGTGGCGCCCGGCCGGCTCGACGCGGTGCTCGGGATCAGCAAGGCCTACACCACCCGCGTCGGCGCGGGTCCGTTTCCCTCCGAGATAACGGGACGACTCGCCGATCGCCTGCGCGCCGAGGGCGAGGAGTTCGGCAGCGCGACCGGCCGTCCGCGGCGGATCGGATGGTTCGACGCGGTGCTCGCGCGCCATGCGGTGCGGCTCAACGGTCTGTGGGGGCTGGCGCTGACCAAGCTCGACGTGCTCAGCGGCATCGATCCGCTGCGCATCTGCGTCGCCTACACACTCGGCGGCAAGCGTTACGACGAGATGCCGCCGGGGCGCGGCGCGCTCGCGCGCGCGCGTCCGGTGTACGAGGAGCTGGCGGGATGGAGCGGGAGCCTCAACGGCGCGCGCTCGCTCGACGAGTTGCCGGCCAACGCGCGCCACTACCTCGACCGGATTGCCCAACTCGCCGGGGTTCCGCTCGCGATGGTGGGCGTGGGCGCGGCCCGCGAGGCGACGATCGTGCTGCGCAATCCGTTTCTGTCGTAGCCCGGGGAGAGGGCGGCGTCGCGCCGCGCCTTTTCCCTAGCGCCTAGCCTGCGCAGACGGCGGCGAGGCTGGAGATTGCGACACCGCGCCGGCCCTGGCGGATCTCGTTGCGGTCGAAGCCGTTGGTGCAGTAGCCGAGGGAAATCCCCGTCGCCGGATCGCCCCATCCGATCTGCCCGCCCGCGCCGCCGTGGCCGAAGGTCGCCGCCGAGTTGGTCTTGCCGAAGCCGCGGAAGTTGGCCTTGCCGTCGTCGCCCGCGACCACCACCCCGAGCGCGCGGTTGACCTTGTGACCGAGAAATGGATCGATGAGCTCGCCCGAGCGCGGGCGCAGCGCCTCGGCCAGGACCTGCGGCTTCCAGAGCGGCTGTCCGTCGGCGCCGCGATTGCGCATCACGCCCTGGTAGAACAGCGCGAGTTCGGCCGCGGTCATGATTCCGCCGCCGCCCGGAACGCCCGACTGCCGCACCACCGGCGAGTTGAAGCCCTGAATCAGCTGTTCGGTGACCTCGGTCTCGGGCATCGGTGGAAAGCCCAGCTTGCGCAATTCTTGCGCGCTCAGCGGCTCGCCGACGTGAACGACGTCGGCCACGCGATGGTGCAGCTCGGGCCCGAGCCCTAGGTACATCCCGGGCAGGCCGAGCGGCAGCGCGATCCGCTCGCGCACGAAGTCGCGGAAGTCCTTGCCCGTGCGACGCTCGATGATCTCGGCGATCACCCAGAAGCCGGCCGTAGGATGGTAGAAGTAGCGGCTGCCGGGCTCGAACTCGAGCCGCCATTTGGCGAAGCGCTCGAGCCGCTTGCCGCGGTCCATCCATTCGCTCTGCGCATACGGCGCGTTGGGGAATCCCGCGGTATGGAGCAGGAGTTGCTCGACCGTGACCACCTCCTTGCCGTTGGTGCCGAACTCCGGAACGATCGCCGCGGCGCGCTCGCGCACGTCGAGCTTGCCCTCGCCGATAAGGATCCATGCCGCCGCCGACATGATCGCCTTGGTGCACGAGAACACGGTGTAGAGCGTCTCATCGGTGGCTTCGCGCTCGGCGCCGCCCTGCACTGCGCGCCCGAACGTGCGCATCGCGCCAACCCGCCCGTTGCGCGCGATCGCGATCTGGCACGACGGCAGCAGTCCCTGGTTGACCTCGCGCGCGGCGCGCTCGAACAGCGCCTCGACCTTCTGCGGGTCAAGGCCGACTTCGCGGGGGTTCGCGGCGATCAGTTGCGGTGCGGGCATCGATGGCTCTCCTGCTCGGCCCCGGATTATTGGATGACCAGATAGCATAATCGCGCGGCCGCGGTCAGGCGCGCGCAGACTCAGGACAGGTTGCGCGCCTTGAGGATTGCCGCCAGGCGTGCGCGCGTCGCGCGGGTTGCGCCCGGGCCGGCGACCAGCGCTACCTCGGACGGGGCAAGCTCGCGGCCGGCGCGGCTTGCGACCTTGACCTCTGCGATGTCCTCGCCCGAGGCGATTTCGATCGCGCGCACCGGCAGCTTGTCCATCCCGACCACCCACCGATCGGCCCACTGGCGCAGCGCAGTGATAACGGGAAAGAGCGCGCGGCCCTTGTCGGTCAGGCGGTATTCGTAGCGTCCCGCGCGGGGGTCCGGCGCCGGGACGCGGCGCAGGATGCCCTGGCGGGTGAGCTTGCGCAGGCGGGCGCTGAGAATGTTGCGCGCGATGCCGAGGTGGCGCTGGAAGTCGGCGAAGCGGCGGGTGCCCATGAAGGCCTCGCGCAGGATGAGCATCGACCACCATTCGCCGACGACTTCGAGCGCCCGTGCGACCGAGCAGTTCATGTGTGCGAAGGTCTTGCGCCGCATCGCGCAGCGAGCTTACGCGCAAAGGTTGCATTATGCAACTGCGGCTGTTAGGCTCGCTTCGCGTATGTCGGTTGCATGATGCAACTTTCACTCGCTGGGAGGAATCCGCATGGCGCCCACATTGGAGTTTTTCTTCGATTACGGAAGCCCGTTCAGCTACCTGGCCGATACCCAGCTCGACGGGCTGGCCGCGCGCACCGGCGCGGAGATCGCCTATCGTCCAATCCTGCTCGGCGGCGTGTTCAAGCAAACCGGCAACGCGTCGCCGATAACCATCGAGGCCAAGCGCAACTACATGACGGTCGAACTCGGGCGATGGGCGAAACGCTATGGCATCGCCCCGCTGCGCAACGCGCATTTTCCGATCAACACGATGCGCCTGATGCGCGGCGCGATCGCGGCCCAGCGCGCCGGTGTGTTTCCGACGTACCATCGCGCGGTGTTCGACGCCTTCTGGGCGCGCGGGCTCAATCTGGGCGACGACGCGGTGATGCGCGAAGTCCTGCAGCAGGCGGGGCTCGACGCGGTGCGCCTAAACGCGATGAGCGAGGAGCAGGCGGTCAAGGATGAGCTGCGGCGCAACACCGAGGAAGCGGTGCGGCGCGGCGCCTTCGGCGCGCCGACCTTTTTCGTCGGCGAGGACATCTTCTGGGGCAACGACCGGCTCGATTTCGTCGAGCAGGCGCTGGCCGCCGCCGCGGCGGCGCGCGCGTAGGGGAGGAGGGCAAACGCAATGACCGACACGAACAAATCGGTAGCAGTGGTGGTCGGTGTCGGGCCCGGGCTGGGCGCGGCCTTGGCGCGGCGGTTCGCGGCCGGCTACGCCGTCGCGCTGGTCGCACGCCACGCCGACAAGCTCGAGCAGCTTGCGGCGGAGTTGAGCGGCGCGGGCGCTCGCGCGCTGCCGGTGGCGGCCGACATGAGCAGGGCCGCAGACATCGAGGCCGCCTTCGCGCATATCCGTGCCGAGCTCGGCGATCCGGAAGTGCTGCTGTACAACGCGGCGATGCGGCCGTTCGGGCGTCTGATGGAGACCAAGCCGAGCACGTTCGAGAACACCTGGCGGGTCAACGCCTTGGGCGCGTTCTTGTGCGCGCAGGCGGTGGTGCCGGCCATGCTCGCGCGCGGACGGGGCGCGATCCTGTTCACCGGCGCGACCGCGGGCGTCAAGCCGTTTGCGACCTCGGCTGCTTTCGGGCCCGCGAAGTTCGCGCTGCGCGGGCTGGCGCAGGTGATGGCGCGCGACCTGGGGCCGCAGGGTGTGCACGTCGCCTACGTCAATATCGACGGTCCGATCGACATGCCCTTCATCCATCAACTGCGGCCGGAGCTGAAGCCTGAAGACATGCTGGCACCGGCGGCAATCGCGGAAACCTACTGGCACCTCGCCCATCAGGACCGCAGCGCATGGACCCAGGAGGTCGACGTGCGGCCCTTCAAGGAGAAATTCTGAGCACGCTCAGGTGAACAGGCGCAGGACGCGGGCTGAAGCCCGCGTTGCCCGTATTGTCAGGTCGGATGGAGCTCGGAGGTTGCGTCGGGGCCCTGCACGGAGATCCATCCGGCGCGGCCGGGGAGGGTCGCGCGCACGATTTCGCATATCGCAAGCTCGGCGCCGCGCAGGCGTGCCGCGGCCTGGTCAAGGCGGACGAACTTTGCGCCTCGCTCCTTGAGCGCCCGCACCAGGGCCGTGAAGCTGTCCAACTCGCTCATGCCTTCGGTTTCCGCATGCACCGTATGGACGTTGAGCCGGTCGGCACTGAACTGCGCAAGGTAAAACTCCAGCAGCGCTGAGGTGTTGGGCAGGTCGTCGCGTCCCATCACTTCGTCCAGCGTCGGCAGCGTGGTGGGGATCTCGGGCGTCGCGAGCACCCGGCCGTCG
The sequence above is drawn from the Candidatus Binataceae bacterium genome and encodes:
- a CDS encoding adenylosuccinate synthase, whose protein sequence is MNTVAVVGTQWGDEGKGKIVDLLAADADVVVRFQGGNNAAHTLVVDGEKFILRLIPAGALHPGKTCVIGNGTVVDPLALADELASLRSRGKFTDDALLKLSCDAHMVMPYHRAIDRAREARAGRRAIGTTGFGIGPAYEDKMARAGLRFDELQNFARFKEKLARNIADKNTYLRAVLKAKALRADEIIDALRRVRRRLLPYLCDTGAYLAEAIAAGKRVLFEGAHGTMLDIDHGTYPFVTSSNCIASAVFSGAGVAPGRLDAVLGISKAYTTRVGAGPFPSEITGRLADRLRAEGEEFGSATGRPRRIGWFDAVLARHAVRLNGLWGLALTKLDVLSGIDPLRICVAYTLGGKRYDEMPPGRGALARARPVYEELAGWSGSLNGARSLDELPANARHYLDRIAQLAGVPLAMVGVGAAREATIVLRNPFLS
- a CDS encoding helix-turn-helix domain-containing protein; this translates as MRRKTFAHMNCSVARALEVVGEWWSMLILREAFMGTRRFADFQRHLGIARNILSARLRKLTRQGILRRVPAPDPRAGRYEYRLTDKGRALFPVITALRQWADRWVVGMDKLPVRAIEIASGEDIAEVKVASRAGRELAPSEVALVAGPGATRATRARLAAILKARNLS
- a CDS encoding serine hydrolase domain-containing protein; translated protein: MPAPQLIAANPREVGLDPQKVEALFERAAREVNQGLLPSCQIAIARNGRVGAMRTFGRAVQGGAEREATDETLYTVFSCTKAIMSAAAWILIGEGKLDVRERAAAIVPEFGTNGKEVVTVEQLLLHTAGFPNAPYAQSEWMDRGKRLERFAKWRLEFEPGSRYFYHPTAGFWVIAEIIERRTGKDFRDFVRERIALPLGLPGMYLGLGPELHHRVADVVHVGEPLSAQELRKLGFPPMPETEVTEQLIQGFNSPVVRQSGVPGGGGIMTAAELALFYQGVMRNRGADGQPLWKPQVLAEALRPRSGELIDPFLGHKVNRALGVVVAGDDGKANFRGFGKTNSAATFGHGGAGGQIGWGDPATGISLGYCTNGFDRNEIRQGRRGVAISSLAAVCAG
- a CDS encoding 2-hydroxychromene-2-carboxylate isomerase codes for the protein MAPTLEFFFDYGSPFSYLADTQLDGLAARTGAEIAYRPILLGGVFKQTGNASPITIEAKRNYMTVELGRWAKRYGIAPLRNAHFPINTMRLMRGAIAAQRAGVFPTYHRAVFDAFWARGLNLGDDAVMREVLQQAGLDAVRLNAMSEEQAVKDELRRNTEEAVRRGAFGAPTFFVGEDIFWGNDRLDFVEQALAAAAAARA
- a CDS encoding SDR family NAD(P)-dependent oxidoreductase; amino-acid sequence: MTDTNKSVAVVVGVGPGLGAALARRFAAGYAVALVARHADKLEQLAAELSGAGARALPVAADMSRAADIEAAFAHIRAELGDPEVLLYNAAMRPFGRLMETKPSTFENTWRVNALGAFLCAQAVVPAMLARGRGAILFTGATAGVKPFATSAAFGPAKFALRGLAQVMARDLGPQGVHVAYVNIDGPIDMPFIHQLRPELKPEDMLAPAAIAETYWHLAHQDRSAWTQEVDVRPFKEKF